From Gammaproteobacteria bacterium, the proteins below share one genomic window:
- a CDS encoding TIGR04282 family arsenosugar biosynthesis glycosyltransferase: MIALGIFAKPPTPGFVKTRLIPDIGASKAASVYRYCLEYTLEVARQSGLDYRLYVSEISDDALLQDEEYTLQKGHDLGIRMFNAMQDLLATGTDGAIIIGSDCLDITARHLHQAAQALADHELVLLPTFDGGYALIGCTSINPALFRNVHWSSDRVLKQTVANARSMDYRVRLFDPVRDIDTLQDLEKYPELFALIASS; this comes from the coding sequence ATGATTGCGCTAGGTATCTTTGCCAAACCACCCACTCCAGGTTTTGTAAAAACCCGTTTGATACCCGATATTGGTGCCTCCAAAGCTGCCAGTGTTTACCGTTATTGCCTTGAATATACGCTCGAGGTAGCGCGACAATCCGGCCTGGATTATCGGCTCTACGTCAGTGAAATCAGCGACGATGCGCTATTACAGGACGAAGAGTACACCTTGCAAAAAGGTCATGATCTCGGCATCCGCATGTTCAATGCAATGCAAGACTTGCTTGCGACAGGAACTGACGGCGCGATCATAATCGGATCGGACTGCCTGGATATCACGGCCAGACATCTTCACCAGGCGGCACAGGCCCTGGCCGACCACGAACTGGTACTGTTGCCGACGTTCGACGGCGGCTACGCCCTGATCGGTTGTACAAGCATTAATCCGGCGTTATTTCGAAATGTTCACTGGAGCTCTGACCGTGTACTCAAGCAAACTGTTGCCAATGCCAGAAGCATGGATTACCGCGTCCGTCTATTTGATCCAGTGCGGGATATTGATACGCTGCAGGATCTTGAAAAATACCCCGAGCTGTTCGCATTGATCGCTTCAAGTTGA
- the pyrD gene encoding dihydroorotate dehydrogenase (quinone): MLYSLVKPILFALEPELAHDISLKMLQQFHRLLPATRIEKPTRVMGLDFANPVGLAAGLDKNADYLDGLGKLGFGFIEVGSVTPRAQPGNPKPRVFRLSRHQSLINRMGFNNCGVDHLLAQVGDRPRDFILGINIGKNLDTPVEEALSDYCLGYEKVYVKADYIAINISSPNTPGLRDLQNEAALQALLTGITDLRTRLEDRHQFRRPLVFKLSPDLDHGAIPVISDLLRRYNVDGLIATNTTVSRDGVQGHRLSDQSGGLSGTALRDKSRQLLRAFYGELGDDIPIISVGGIDSVEEARLRFELGAKLVQLYTGLIYRGPGLVKTIARSL; encoded by the coding sequence ATGCTTTACTCGTTGGTAAAACCAATATTATTCGCCCTGGAACCGGAACTGGCACATGATATAAGTCTTAAAATGTTGCAACAGTTTCATCGCCTGCTACCGGCGACCCGGATCGAGAAGCCGACCCGGGTAATGGGGCTCGATTTCGCCAACCCGGTTGGCCTTGCGGCCGGCCTGGATAAAAACGCAGACTACCTGGATGGTCTTGGTAAACTGGGCTTTGGTTTTATCGAAGTCGGCAGCGTTACACCCAGGGCACAACCGGGCAATCCGAAGCCCCGGGTCTTCCGGTTGTCACGCCACCAGAGCCTGATCAACCGCATGGGTTTTAATAACTGCGGCGTCGATCACTTGCTGGCGCAGGTTGGTGACAGGCCTCGGGATTTCATACTGGGTATCAATATCGGCAAGAATCTGGACACCCCGGTCGAAGAAGCGTTGTCGGATTACTGCCTGGGTTACGAAAAGGTCTACGTCAAGGCCGACTACATCGCGATAAATATCTCCTCTCCCAACACGCCCGGATTACGCGATCTGCAAAACGAGGCAGCGCTTCAGGCATTGCTGACCGGTATCACAGATTTACGCACCCGGCTCGAAGACAGACATCAGTTCCGTCGACCGCTGGTGTTCAAACTTTCCCCTGACCTGGATCACGGGGCAATCCCGGTAATTTCCGATCTGTTACGTCGGTATAACGTGGACGGCTTGATTGCAACCAACACCACAGTATCGCGCGATGGCGTGCAGGGGCACCGGCTATCTGACCAATCCGGTGGCTTGAGTGGTACCGCATTACGCGATAAATCGCGCCAACTACTAAGGGCATTTTACGGGGAACTGGGTGACGATATTCCGATTATATCCGTGGGCGGTATCGACTCGGTGGAAGAAGCCCGGCTACGATTCGAACTTGGTGCTAAACTTGTCCAGTTATATACCGGTTTAATTTATCGCGGCCCGGGACTGGTCAAAACAATCGCCCGATCGCTGTAA